A single region of the Vicia villosa cultivar HV-30 ecotype Madison, WI linkage group LG4, Vvil1.0, whole genome shotgun sequence genome encodes:
- the LOC131596811 gene encoding secreted RxLR effector protein 161-like, which translates to MLPQHQPRHVQLSKSEDEQDVNPTQYRRLIGSLRYLCNTRPDLAFSVSIASRFMERPEVSHLAAVKRILRCVKGTLGCGILFPASDMGKSCELLGYTDSSWCGDKDDRKSTAGYVFMFGGAPISWCSKKEPVVALSSCKVEYIAALLCACQAVWLVNLLRELDSNTRGAVLLLVDNVSAINLAKNPIAHGRSKHIEMRFHYLRDLVSSGQLCLSYCRSEEQVADLLTKTVTNDVFKRLVVRLGMKNIEHLT; encoded by the coding sequence ATGCTGCCACAACACCAGCCGAGGCACGTTCAGCTGTCCAAGAGTGAAGATGAGCAAGATGTGAATCCTACTCAATACCGGAGATTGATAGGATCATTGCGTTACTTGTGCAATACGCGGCCAGATTTAGCGTTTAGTGTCAGTATTGCAAGTAGGTTCATGGAGAGGCCGGAGGTATCACACTTGGCAGCGGTTAAGAGGATCCTTAGATGTGTGAAAGGTACTCTTGGCTGTGGGATTTTATTTCCTGCAAGTGACATGGGAAAAAGTTGTGAATTACTCGGATACACCGACTCCAGTTGGTGCGGAGATAAGGACGATCGGAAATCAACAGCCGGTTATGTTTTTATGTTCGGAGGAGCACCAATCTCTTGGTGTTCTAAAAAGGAGCCGGTGGTTGCTCTCTCTTCTTGTAAGGTGGAGTATATCGCAGCTTTGTTATGTGCATGCCAAGCTGTGTGGCTAGTGAACCTGCTGCGTGAGCTGGACAGCAACACGAGAGGAGCTGTTCTACTGTTGGTGGACAATGTTTCAGCCATCAACCTTGCTAAGAATCCCATAGCACATGGGaggagcaagcatattgagatgagATTCCATTACTTGAGAGATTTAGTAAGTTCTGGACAGTTATGTTTGAGCTACTGCAGAAGTGAAGAACAGGTCGCGGACTTGTTGACGAAAACGGTTACGAATGATGTTTTCAAGCGACTCGTGGTGAGGTTGGGCATGAAGAACATTGAGCATTTGACTTAA